From Candidatus Dormiibacterota bacterium, a single genomic window includes:
- the argH gene encoding argininosuccinate lyase: MRPPELQWGGRFAHHPDASLLAFGSSLEDDLVLAPFDVACSRAHVAALEGGKIVDERVASALRETLQRVGDEIERGAFDEIARATGAEDVHGAIDARVRELCADGESLHAGRSRNDQVATTLLLYARERAEEGEAVSRTIVRELLARAKDELAAQTLLGAMTHWQPAQPVLLSFWLVAAAEPFVRAMRRFADARAECARSCPLGSGAVAGSTLPLDREAAARVLGFSAPSRNAMDAVGTRDGALDVAHAFVRAVTDASRVASELVIWCTPAFGYARLGDASSTGSSLMPQKRNPDPFELVRGSAAELAGAYAGALASLGGLALSYHRDLQQTKRLAMSAIERGLAALHAFSRALADVQLARGPMNAHAADGYAVATDVADALILRGLSARRAHALVGAAVAHAEREGRDLAASDLVLAARESGLEALEAPLDAGSSVRAKRTSGSTNPSEVARTIADLEAELA, from the coding sequence GTGAGACCCCCAGAGCTGCAGTGGGGGGGGCGTTTCGCGCACCACCCGGATGCGTCGCTTCTCGCCTTCGGTTCCTCGCTCGAGGACGATCTCGTTCTCGCGCCGTTCGACGTCGCGTGCTCGCGCGCGCACGTGGCGGCGCTCGAGGGCGGGAAGATCGTCGATGAACGCGTGGCGTCCGCATTGCGTGAGACGCTCCAGCGCGTCGGCGATGAGATCGAGCGTGGTGCGTTCGACGAGATCGCGCGGGCAACGGGCGCGGAAGACGTCCACGGTGCGATCGACGCACGCGTACGCGAGTTGTGCGCCGACGGAGAATCGCTTCACGCGGGTCGCAGCCGCAACGATCAGGTTGCAACGACGCTGCTGCTCTATGCCCGCGAGCGCGCCGAAGAGGGCGAAGCCGTCTCGCGCACGATCGTGCGCGAGTTGTTGGCACGCGCAAAGGACGAGCTCGCGGCGCAGACGCTGCTTGGTGCGATGACGCACTGGCAGCCGGCGCAGCCGGTGCTGCTCTCCTTTTGGCTCGTTGCCGCCGCCGAGCCGTTCGTGCGGGCGATGCGGCGCTTCGCGGATGCACGGGCGGAGTGCGCGCGCTCGTGTCCGCTCGGATCGGGTGCGGTCGCCGGATCGACGCTGCCGCTCGACCGCGAGGCGGCGGCGCGCGTGCTGGGATTTTCTGCGCCGTCGCGCAACGCCATGGACGCGGTAGGAACTCGTGACGGCGCGCTCGACGTCGCGCATGCATTCGTCCGCGCCGTGACCGACGCGTCGCGCGTCGCAAGCGAGCTCGTGATCTGGTGCACGCCGGCGTTCGGATACGCGCGTTTGGGAGATGCGTCGTCGACCGGATCGAGCCTGATGCCGCAGAAGCGCAACCCCGATCCCTTTGAGCTCGTGCGCGGGAGTGCCGCCGAGCTCGCAGGCGCGTACGCCGGCGCTCTTGCGTCGCTCGGTGGGCTCGCGCTCTCATATCACCGCGATCTGCAGCAGACGAAGCGTCTGGCCATGTCGGCGATCGAGCGCGGATTGGCGGCGCTCCACGCGTTCTCGCGCGCGCTCGCCGACGTACAGCTCGCGCGGGGGCCGATGAACGCCCACGCCGCGGACGGATATGCCGTCGCTACGGACGTTGCTGACGCGCTGATTTTGCGTGGCCTCTCGGCGCGGCGCGCGCACGCGCTCGTGGGCGCGGCCGTCGCGCATGCCGAACGGGAGGGCCGCGATCTCGCCGCGTCGGATCTGGTTCTCGCCGCTCGGGAGAGCGGCCTGGAGGCGTTGGAGGCGCCGCTCGACGCAGGGAGCTCGGTTCGGGCAAAACGCACGAGCGGTTCCACGAATCCCAGCGAAGTGGCACGTACGATCGCGGACCTGGAAGCGGAGCTCGCGTGA
- a CDS encoding argininosuccinate synthase, with product MNRIVLAYSGGLDTSVLLKKLVLEGNDVVAMTADLGESDASTALSTDASSGDPAAELEHVRAKAIALGAAEAVVVDARGRFVEDYVYRALRANARYQGVYPLSAALSRPLIGALLVETAHATGASVVAHGCTGKGNDQVRIELAVRALDSRIAARAPLREHPLSRPDAIAFAREHGIAVKHTAERPYSIDANLWGRSIEAGILENPWNAPPEDAYAWTASPGTRPGKPDEIVVHFDDGVPSLDGDGGPAMIARLNVLAGKHGIGRIDMIEDRVIGMKSREVYEAPAAVTLILAHQALERLVLTRDELRFKASCDQKYAELTYDGLWMSPLRAALDAFNATSAFRVTGDVRVRLHQGNAIVVGARAPLALYEESLATYGQGDAFDHRAADGFIRLHGLPLDLVARVRERPVEAR from the coding sequence ATGAATCGCATCGTTCTTGCGTATTCGGGAGGGCTCGACACCTCCGTTCTGCTCAAGAAGCTCGTCCTCGAGGGAAACGACGTCGTCGCGATGACGGCCGATCTCGGCGAGAGCGACGCGTCCACCGCGCTCTCGACGGATGCGTCGAGCGGCGACCCGGCTGCGGAGCTCGAACACGTACGTGCCAAAGCCATCGCGCTCGGGGCTGCGGAGGCGGTCGTCGTGGACGCACGCGGACGCTTCGTCGAGGACTACGTCTACCGCGCGCTTCGCGCGAACGCGAGGTACCAAGGCGTCTATCCGCTGTCGGCGGCGCTCTCCCGGCCGCTGATCGGGGCGCTCCTGGTGGAAACGGCCCACGCGACGGGCGCGAGCGTCGTGGCCCACGGCTGCACCGGCAAAGGAAACGATCAAGTACGCATCGAGCTTGCCGTTCGGGCGCTCGATTCGCGCATCGCCGCGCGCGCGCCCCTGCGCGAGCATCCGCTTTCGCGCCCCGACGCGATCGCATTTGCGCGCGAGCACGGCATTGCCGTAAAGCACACGGCGGAGAGACCGTATTCGATCGACGCGAACCTGTGGGGGCGCTCGATCGAGGCCGGGATCCTCGAGAACCCATGGAACGCGCCGCCTGAAGACGCCTACGCGTGGACCGCATCACCCGGCACGCGTCCGGGGAAGCCGGACGAGATCGTCGTGCATTTCGACGACGGCGTGCCGTCGCTCGACGGCGACGGCGGCCCCGCGATGATCGCGCGTTTGAACGTGCTCGCCGGCAAGCACGGGATAGGCCGAATCGACATGATCGAAGATCGCGTCATCGGCATGAAATCGCGGGAAGTGTACGAGGCGCCGGCAGCCGTGACGTTGATCCTCGCGCATCAGGCTTTGGAACGCTTGGTGCTAACCCGAGACGAGCTGCGTTTCAAGGCGTCGTGCGATCAAAAATATGCGGAGCTGACGTACGATGGGCTTTGGATGTCGCCGTTGCGCGCCGCGCTCGATGCGTTCAACGCAACGAGTGCGTTCCGCGTCACGGGAGACGTTCGCGTACGCCTGCACCAGGGAAACGCAATCGTCGTCGGTGCGAGGGCTCCGCTCGCGCTCTATGAAGAATCGCTCGCCACGTACGGCCAAGGCGATGCGTTCGATCACCGCGCTGCCGACGGTTTCATCCGTCTGCACGGTCTGCCGCTCGACCTCGTAGCCCGCGTTCGAGAGCGCCCGGTGGAGGCTCGGTGA
- the argR gene encoding arginine repressor, producing the protein MKENRQRAILTLVATRPVHSQDELVSLLERQGFEVTQATVSRDIKELGLAKVPLRENGSEIFKYVVPAAAANYVSRLHRAVAELVTDIAGSLNLIVLRTPPGSAMLVASAIDEAGWPEVLGTVGGDDTVLAIVRSAEEMPVVKQRFMDLRSAA; encoded by the coding sequence ATGAAGGAGAATCGGCAGCGCGCGATTTTGACGCTCGTCGCCACGAGGCCCGTGCACTCGCAGGACGAGCTCGTCTCGCTGCTCGAGCGGCAAGGCTTCGAGGTGACGCAGGCGACGGTGTCGCGGGATATCAAGGAGCTCGGCCTTGCGAAGGTGCCGCTGCGCGAGAACGGCAGCGAGATCTTCAAGTACGTCGTACCGGCCGCAGCAGCGAACTACGTAAGCCGCCTGCATCGCGCGGTTGCTGAGCTGGTGACCGATATCGCGGGCAGCCTGAATCTCATCGTGCTGCGGACGCCTCCAGGCAGCGCGATGCTCGTTGCGTCGGCGATCGACGAAGCCGGATGGCCCGAGGTGCTCGGAACCGTCGGAGGCGACGACACCGTGCTCGCGATCGTGCGGTCGGCGGAAGAGATGCCCGTCGTCAAGCAACGTTTCATGGATTTGAGGAGCGCAGCATGA
- the argB gene encoding acetylglutamate kinase has product MRNNHARPLVVKYGGSALASEPDPVIAEIAALHLAGHAIVLVHGGGPEIDRALAERSIATERIGGHRVTDAAVLETVEAVLCGTINKRLVRALSTLGVPAVGVSGEDARTLVAEKMLGQHGEDLGFVGEIADCNVALVHALLNAHMLPVIAPLAVARDGSHAYNVNADLAAAAIAARLTASSFVLITNVPRVLRDPDDPQSGIDRMTADEALAFAKSEACRDSMKPKSLAAAIAVRGGAAAAYVCSAKPDAVARALAGDATTIA; this is encoded by the coding sequence GTGAGGAATAATCATGCAAGGCCGCTGGTCGTCAAGTACGGCGGCTCCGCGTTGGCCTCAGAGCCCGATCCCGTCATCGCCGAAATCGCCGCCCTCCACCTCGCCGGCCACGCGATCGTCCTCGTCCACGGCGGCGGCCCAGAGATCGACCGCGCCCTGGCGGAGCGCAGCATTGCAACCGAGCGCATCGGCGGCCACCGCGTTACCGATGCCGCCGTGCTCGAAACCGTCGAAGCGGTGCTCTGCGGTACGATCAACAAGCGCCTCGTTCGGGCCCTCTCGACGCTGGGCGTGCCCGCGGTCGGCGTCAGCGGTGAAGACGCGCGTACGCTCGTTGCCGAAAAAATGCTCGGGCAGCATGGCGAGGACCTGGGCTTTGTCGGCGAGATCGCCGACTGCAACGTGGCGCTCGTGCACGCCCTTTTGAACGCCCACATGCTACCCGTGATCGCGCCGCTCGCCGTCGCGCGCGACGGCTCGCACGCCTACAACGTGAACGCGGACCTTGCAGCTGCAGCAATTGCCGCGAGGCTGACGGCGTCTTCGTTCGTGCTGATCACGAACGTGCCTCGTGTGCTGCGCGACCCCGACGATCCACAATCGGGAATCGATCGCATGACGGCCGATGAAGCGCTCGCCTTCGCGAAGAGCGAGGCCTGCCGCGACAGCATGAAGCCGAAGAGTCTCGCCGCCGCAATCGCCGTGCGCGGCGGAGCCGCTGCAGCGTACGTCTGCTCTGCCAAACCAGATGCCGTCGCAAGAGCCCTCGCCGGCGATGCTACGACGATTGCCTGA
- the argF gene encoding ornithine carbamoyltransferase produces MAISLVPPGVTPGASTLRGRNFLEVTDFTAGELERILQLSQYLKVQGRGEQRTLLRDRTLAMLFEKPSLRTRVSFEVAMTHLGGEVLFAQGAEFMVGTRETPEDAARVLSRYVDAIVIRTHEHEPLQRFAQAATVPVVNALSARAHPCQALSDMLTLRERFGTIAGLRVAYVGDARNNVATSFAEAAVLLGATVQFGCPPTHRPSESYLAKLDGLGSRSGGSARAFSNAVRAVRGVDVVYTDVWTSMGEERYRERNDAMLRPYAVTEELFGYAQESAVFMHCLPAHRGEETVAGVIDGPRSIVFDQAENRMHAQKALLVALLTELKGLPV; encoded by the coding sequence ATGGCGATTTCCCTCGTTCCCCCTGGTGTCACCCCGGGCGCTTCCACGCTGCGAGGACGGAACTTCCTCGAGGTGACCGACTTCACGGCCGGCGAGCTGGAGCGCATCTTGCAGCTCTCCCAGTATCTCAAGGTCCAGGGTCGGGGCGAGCAGCGGACGCTCCTACGCGATCGGACCCTGGCGATGCTCTTCGAAAAACCGTCGTTGCGCACGCGCGTTTCGTTCGAGGTCGCGATGACGCACCTGGGTGGCGAAGTGCTCTTCGCGCAGGGCGCAGAGTTCATGGTCGGAACGCGTGAGACGCCCGAGGATGCGGCGCGAGTGCTTTCGCGCTACGTCGACGCCATCGTCATTCGCACCCACGAGCACGAGCCGCTACAGCGCTTCGCCCAAGCAGCGACGGTGCCCGTGGTAAACGCGCTCTCGGCGCGCGCACATCCGTGCCAGGCACTGAGTGACATGCTCACGCTGCGCGAACGGTTCGGGACGATTGCGGGATTGCGCGTCGCCTACGTCGGCGACGCGCGCAACAACGTCGCGACGTCGTTTGCCGAAGCCGCGGTTCTCTTGGGCGCCACGGTGCAGTTCGGTTGTCCGCCGACCCATCGGCCGTCGGAATCGTATCTCGCGAAACTCGACGGCTTGGGCTCGCGCAGCGGCGGCTCCGCACGCGCGTTCAGTAACGCCGTACGCGCGGTGCGCGGCGTCGACGTCGTCTATACCGACGTGTGGACCTCGATGGGGGAAGAGCGCTACCGCGAACGCAACGACGCCATGCTGCGTCCGTACGCCGTAACCGAGGAGTTGTTCGGATACGCGCAGGAATCGGCGGTTTTCATGCACTGCCTGCCGGCGCATCGCGGTGAAGAGACCGTCGCGGGCGTGATCGACGGCCCGCGTAGCATCGTCTTCGATCAAGCCGAGAACCGGATGCACGCGCAAAAGGCCTTGCTCGTGGCTTTGCTTACCGAACTGAAAGGACTACCGGTATGA
- the argJ gene encoding bifunctional glutamate N-acetyltransferase/amino-acid acetyltransferase ArgJ — MTRLKGGLGCVSGIRLAGVHAGIKARKRDLALVFFDAPQVCAAVVTTNDVKAAPLLVSAAHLKRSGSAMRAVVCNSGCANAASGERGMRDARATARQAAALLSLAAEQVVVASTGVIGVYLPMDRIQKGLERAVEQLESGGKSAHDAAEAIMTTDRVPKMAAYAFYRGKKRYVVGGIAKGSGMISPSMATMLAFIATDLPLAQGALQRALRPAVEESFNMISVDGDMSTNDAVYAFAPSGKGAAPAELAAALRQVCLDLAHAMVADGEGATKTLAMRVSGARTIAQARAIARAIINSNLVKTALYGEDPNWGRVLSAAGAARAGLDPQTWALTLNGKPWVERGGIEALSEAEARRELEETNVTMELHLGIGTADATGWCCDISRDYVRINASYRT; from the coding sequence ATGACGAGACTGAAGGGCGGCCTCGGCTGCGTATCGGGTATCCGGCTCGCCGGCGTCCACGCGGGCATCAAAGCGCGTAAGCGCGATCTCGCGCTCGTGTTCTTTGACGCTCCGCAAGTCTGCGCGGCGGTCGTCACGACGAACGACGTCAAAGCGGCGCCGCTTCTCGTCAGCGCGGCACACCTGAAGAGATCGGGCTCGGCCATGCGTGCCGTCGTGTGCAACTCCGGGTGCGCAAATGCCGCGAGCGGCGAGCGCGGCATGCGCGACGCGCGAGCGACCGCGCGCCAAGCCGCGGCACTGCTCTCCCTCGCGGCCGAACAGGTCGTCGTCGCCTCGACCGGCGTCATCGGCGTGTACTTGCCGATGGACCGCATCCAAAAGGGGCTCGAACGCGCGGTCGAGCAGCTGGAATCCGGCGGGAAGTCGGCACACGACGCGGCGGAGGCGATCATGACGACCGACCGCGTGCCGAAGATGGCCGCGTACGCATTCTATCGCGGGAAGAAGCGATACGTGGTCGGCGGCATCGCCAAGGGCTCGGGAATGATCTCTCCGTCGATGGCGACGATGCTGGCCTTTATCGCAACGGATCTTCCCCTCGCGCAAGGCGCGCTGCAGCGCGCGCTGCGACCGGCCGTCGAAGAGAGCTTTAACATGATCTCCGTCGACGGCGACATGTCGACCAACGACGCCGTCTACGCCTTTGCGCCGTCCGGGAAGGGCGCGGCGCCGGCCGAGCTTGCCGCCGCGCTGCGTCAGGTCTGCCTCGATCTTGCGCACGCGATGGTCGCAGACGGCGAAGGCGCGACCAAGACGCTCGCGATGCGGGTTAGCGGCGCGCGTACGATCGCGCAGGCGCGCGCGATCGCGCGCGCGATCATCAATAGCAACCTCGTCAAGACGGCGCTCTACGGCGAGGATCCGAACTGGGGTCGCGTTCTGTCGGCCGCCGGCGCTGCACGCGCGGGGCTCGATCCTCAAACGTGGGCCCTGACGCTGAACGGAAAGCCGTGGGTCGAGCGCGGCGGCATCGAGGCGCTCTCGGAGGCCGAGGCGCGCCGCGAACTGGAGGAGACGAATGTGACCATGGAGTTGCATTTGGGCATCGGTACTGCCGACGCGACGGGTTGGTGCTGCGACATCTCACGCGATTACGTGCGCATCAACGCGAGCTATCGCACGTGA
- a CDS encoding leucyl aminopeptidase has product MQVRIAHDAPENARAGALVVPAFSDTPFCNAARAADAALAGALTDVVESGEFKGKLCETTLVHAKERPFRRVLVVGLGDRSAFEPKLLARYAGAAVRALGRKGIDDIAITLPDEAANDPQACAAAVAEGARTGVFETTLYQAKPERPLAVREVAILASEIDDAALERGMHRGVVTGEAVNLARRLAVTPANDMTPTHLADEATKACKDAGVAIDVRDAQWAREQNMGSFLSVAQGSAQPPKFIVMRYTGDTASKELLALVGKGITFDTGGISLKPPERMEDMKYDMSGGAGVIAAIWAIGKLKPRVNVVGIVPATENMPGGHATKPGDVVKAMNGKSIEIINTDAEGRLILADALCYANALGATRIVDAATLTGACVVALGHVTAALVSNDDAFAERFLACAQPTGERFWRMPLYDEYGDQMKSDIADLKNTGGRDGGVLTAAAFLKPFAGDTPWVHLDIAGTAYLDRASAWSAKGPTGVPVRSFLAIAQELSKT; this is encoded by the coding sequence ATGCAAGTTCGCATCGCTCACGATGCGCCGGAGAACGCGCGCGCCGGCGCGCTCGTCGTCCCCGCCTTCTCCGATACCCCGTTCTGCAACGCGGCCCGCGCCGCCGACGCAGCACTCGCGGGAGCCCTCACGGACGTCGTCGAGAGCGGCGAGTTCAAAGGCAAGCTCTGCGAGACGACGCTCGTTCACGCGAAGGAGCGCCCCTTCCGGCGCGTTCTCGTGGTTGGGCTCGGCGACCGCTCTGCGTTCGAGCCGAAGCTCCTCGCGCGGTACGCCGGCGCCGCCGTGCGCGCGCTCGGGCGCAAAGGCATTGACGACATCGCCATTACGTTGCCGGACGAAGCTGCGAACGACCCGCAGGCGTGCGCGGCGGCCGTCGCCGAGGGCGCGCGTACCGGCGTCTTCGAAACGACGCTCTACCAAGCCAAGCCGGAGCGGCCGCTCGCCGTGCGCGAGGTTGCGATCCTCGCGAGCGAAATCGACGACGCGGCACTCGAGCGCGGCATGCATCGCGGCGTGGTGACCGGCGAGGCCGTGAACTTGGCGCGCCGCCTCGCGGTGACGCCTGCGAACGACATGACGCCGACGCATCTTGCGGATGAGGCGACGAAGGCCTGCAAAGACGCCGGCGTCGCCATCGACGTGCGCGACGCGCAGTGGGCGCGCGAGCAGAACATGGGGTCGTTCCTGTCGGTCGCACAGGGAAGCGCGCAGCCGCCGAAGTTCATCGTCATGCGATACACGGGAGATACCGCGAGCAAAGAGCTCCTTGCGCTCGTCGGCAAGGGCATCACCTTCGACACCGGTGGCATCTCGCTCAAGCCGCCCGAGCGCATGGAGGACATGAAGTACGACATGTCCGGCGGCGCCGGCGTCATCGCGGCGATATGGGCTATCGGAAAGCTCAAACCCCGCGTCAACGTCGTCGGCATCGTCCCGGCGACGGAAAACATGCCCGGCGGCCACGCGACGAAACCCGGCGACGTCGTCAAAGCCATGAACGGCAAGAGCATCGAAATCATCAACACCGACGCGGAGGGCCGCTTGATTCTTGCCGACGCGCTCTGCTACGCAAACGCGCTCGGAGCAACGCGCATCGTCGACGCGGCCACGCTCACGGGCGCCTGCGTCGTCGCTCTCGGTCACGTGACCGCGGCGTTGGTCTCCAACGATGACGCGTTTGCAGAACGCTTTCTCGCCTGCGCGCAACCGACCGGCGAGCGCTTCTGGCGCATGCCGCTCTACGACGAGTACGGCGATCAAATGAAGAGCGACATCGCCGATTTGAAAAACACCGGCGGTCGTGATGGAGGCGTGCTGACCGCTGCCGCCTTCCTCAAGCCCTTCGCGGGTGACACCCCGTGGGTGCACCTCGACATCGCCGGCACTGCGTACCTGGACCGCGCTTCTGCATGGTCGGCAAAGGGGCCGACGGGCGTCCCGGTTCGCTCCTTCCTTGCAATTGCACAGGAGCTGTCGAAGACATAA
- a CDS encoding formyltransferase family protein, producing the protein MTELVNLAVALDERYDERARAQAIARVEAAGCAVNECDGAEDRVLSWIDLVFGGAWSGEAFVGTNVVATRGGAPVAFATFAPRTLRYRWLRAMAVRPGVGVFGPFGVAPEERGSVLGPSVLTLALCGLRRHGYATALIGGVGDERLIAYYARHSGARVVERYDRLRWSAHRYRTVVMATGEGSTFQSLAAAAANGTIPLHVAAVVCNVAGAGVLERARASNVPSVALPWERGRESRASYDARLCDAVAELEPDLVLLLGWMHLLDTRFIRTFRELLNLHPAFLPLDPERDDVGMPDGSTIPAFRGPRAVTDAFRAKSAWIGSTVHRVSASADRGPVVIRVPLKVSPNEDEAGAYGRLRPIERAMVPRAVMLWVYER; encoded by the coding sequence GTGACCGAGCTCGTCAACCTCGCCGTCGCACTCGACGAGCGGTACGACGAACGCGCCCGCGCGCAAGCGATCGCACGAGTCGAAGCGGCGGGCTGTGCGGTCAACGAATGCGACGGTGCAGAGGATCGCGTGCTCTCCTGGATCGATCTCGTCTTCGGAGGAGCGTGGAGCGGCGAGGCTTTTGTCGGAACGAACGTGGTTGCGACGCGCGGCGGGGCGCCGGTGGCGTTTGCGACGTTTGCGCCGCGCACGCTACGCTATCGGTGGCTGCGCGCGATGGCCGTGCGCCCCGGGGTCGGCGTGTTCGGGCCGTTCGGCGTCGCGCCGGAAGAACGCGGGAGCGTCCTCGGGCCTTCGGTGCTCACGCTCGCGTTGTGCGGATTGCGCAGGCATGGGTACGCGACCGCGCTGATCGGCGGCGTCGGCGACGAGAGGCTGATCGCGTACTACGCGCGTCACAGCGGCGCGCGCGTGGTAGAACGCTACGACCGTCTGCGCTGGTCCGCGCACCGGTATCGCACGGTCGTCATGGCAACGGGAGAGGGCTCGACCTTCCAGTCCCTCGCAGCTGCGGCCGCGAACGGGACGATTCCCTTGCACGTCGCTGCGGTCGTGTGCAACGTCGCCGGGGCCGGCGTGCTCGAGCGAGCGCGAGCGAGCAACGTGCCGTCTGTCGCACTTCCGTGGGAGCGCGGACGGGAATCGCGCGCCTCGTATGACGCGCGGTTGTGTGATGCCGTTGCCGAGCTCGAACCGGATCTCGTGCTGCTCCTGGGGTGGATGCATCTGCTCGACACGCGTTTCATCCGCACGTTCCGCGAGCTGCTAAATCTGCATCCGGCATTCTTGCCGCTCGACCCGGAACGCGACGACGTCGGCATGCCCGATGGAAGCACGATCCCTGCGTTTCGCGGCCCGCGTGCGGTCACGGACGCGTTTCGGGCGAAGAGCGCGTGGATCGGTTCCACGGTGCATCGCGTGAGCGCGAGCGCCGACCGCGGCCCCGTCGTGATTCGCGTTCCGCTCAAGGTGTCGCCGAACGAAGACGAAGCGGGCGCCTACGGGCGCTTGCGGCCGATCGAACGCGCGATGGTGCCGCGTGCCGTCATGCTCTGGGTGTACGAGCGATGA
- the purM gene encoding phosphoribosylformylglycinamidine cyclo-ligase, with amino-acid sequence MSDAYARSGVDIGAGNEAVARYKALLQQWRHPSQVDAVGGFGGLFRLPGDERRALVASTDGVGTKLLIAAAMHRYDDVGADLVNHCVNDILVSNATPLFFLDYLAVGRLDPEVAARIVGGCARACREHGCALLGGETAEMPGVYAPEHFDLAGTIVGIVALDDLPNSASIEPGDAVVGLPAVGLHTNGYSLARALIPSNEWTQAFGLGGTYADALLAEHPSYFAAVQAVRAVANVKAMAHITGGGLLENVPRTLPPGVSAIFEQARWEVPAIQRELIRRAGLSHDERYRTLNMGIGYTLVVPLNDALRAVAAVPRAKIVGWIEARASDEPAVVVHPARD; translated from the coding sequence GTGAGCGACGCATACGCCCGCTCGGGCGTGGACATCGGCGCCGGGAACGAAGCCGTCGCGCGGTACAAGGCGCTGCTCCAGCAATGGCGACATCCGTCGCAGGTGGATGCCGTCGGCGGATTCGGAGGACTCTTTCGTCTCCCCGGCGACGAGCGCCGCGCGCTCGTCGCCTCGACCGACGGCGTCGGAACGAAGCTCTTGATCGCGGCGGCGATGCACCGGTACGACGACGTTGGAGCCGACCTCGTGAACCACTGCGTCAACGACATTCTCGTCTCCAACGCAACACCGCTGTTCTTCCTCGACTACCTCGCTGTGGGTCGGCTCGATCCCGAGGTCGCAGCACGCATCGTTGGCGGCTGCGCGCGCGCGTGCCGCGAGCACGGATGCGCGCTGCTGGGCGGCGAGACGGCCGAGATGCCTGGCGTCTACGCGCCCGAACACTTCGACTTGGCGGGGACGATCGTCGGGATCGTCGCGCTCGACGATCTTCCAAATAGCGCGAGCATCGAGCCGGGTGACGCCGTCGTCGGGTTGCCCGCGGTCGGGTTGCACACAAACGGATACTCGCTCGCTCGCGCGCTCATTCCGTCGAATGAGTGGACGCAGGCATTTGGGCTCGGCGGTACGTACGCCGACGCGCTGCTCGCGGAGCATCCGTCGTACTTCGCGGCCGTGCAGGCCGTTCGGGCCGTTGCGAACGTGAAGGCGATGGCGCACATCACTGGCGGCGGGCTGCTCGAGAACGTCCCACGCACGCTGCCGCCGGGAGTCAGCGCCATCTTCGAACAGGCGCGTTGGGAGGTTCCCGCGATTCAACGCGAGTTGATACGGCGCGCCGGCCTCTCGCACGACGAACGCTATCGGACGCTCAACATGGGGATCGGGTACACGCTCGTCGTTCCGCTCAACGACGCCTTACGTGCCGTTGCAGCGGTGCCTCGCGCAAAGATCGTCGGTTGGATCGAAGCGCGCGCAAGCGACGAACCTGCTGTCGTGGTTCACCCGGCGCGAGACTGA
- the argC gene encoding N-acetyl-gamma-glutamyl-phosphate reductase, producing the protein MTHVHVWGASGYAAAEAIRLLEHHPSVELGALESRSHGGDLLADHFPLLRRSTRRFDPEGSVVARLRSGDVVFAAGAHGEALALVPALIEAGARIVDLSADYRLDEDAAYGLTEWNRATIAAASVVANPGCYPTAALLALLPLAALGTAQHIVVDAKSGISGAGRTPNVGSLFVEIAGDIRAYGLDGHRHQPEMERALRAHGVSAPLLFTPHVVPLSRGMLSDAYVAFAQAPPEREIRSAFAAVYGGSPFVRLLDAGRAPSVRAVVGTNDVELRVDVRGSVVRVLCALDNLGKGAAGQAVQNLNVMLGLPEETGLQERAVV; encoded by the coding sequence GTGACGCACGTTCACGTGTGGGGCGCGAGCGGCTACGCCGCCGCCGAGGCGATTCGGTTGCTCGAGCACCATCCGTCCGTCGAGCTGGGCGCACTCGAGAGCCGCAGTCACGGCGGCGATCTCCTGGCGGATCACTTCCCGTTGTTGCGAAGGTCGACGAGGCGCTTCGACCCGGAAGGAAGCGTCGTCGCGCGCCTGCGCAGCGGCGACGTCGTTTTCGCCGCCGGCGCGCACGGCGAAGCGCTCGCGCTCGTTCCGGCGCTGATCGAGGCCGGCGCACGGATCGTCGATCTCTCGGCGGACTACCGGCTGGACGAAGACGCCGCGTACGGCTTGACGGAATGGAATCGCGCGACGATCGCTGCGGCAAGCGTCGTGGCGAATCCGGGCTGCTATCCCACTGCGGCGCTGCTCGCGCTCCTGCCGCTCGCCGCGCTGGGCACTGCGCAGCACATCGTCGTCGACGCGAAGAGCGGCATCAGCGGAGCCGGCAGAACGCCGAACGTCGGCTCGCTCTTTGTCGAGATCGCGGGCGATATTCGCGCGTACGGCCTCGACGGCCACCGCCACCAGCCCGAGATGGAACGTGCGTTGCGCGCCCACGGAGTCTCGGCGCCCTTGCTCTTTACGCCCCACGTCGTGCCGCTCTCGCGCGGCATGCTCTCCGACGCGTACGTCGCGTTCGCGCAAGCACCGCCGGAGCGAGAGATCCGATCTGCGTTCGCGGCCGTCTATGGCGGATCGCCGTTCGTTCGTCTGCTCGACGCGGGGCGGGCCCCGAGCGTTCGAGCGGTGGTGGGCACGAACGACGTCGAGCTGCGCGTCGACGTTCGCGGGAGCGTCGTGCGGGTGCTCTGCGCGCTCGACAACTTGGGTAAAGGCGCGGCGGGCCAAGCGGTGCAAAATCTCAACGTCATGCTCGGCCTGCCGGAAGAGACGGGGCTTCAGGAGCGCGCGGTCGTTTGA